The genomic interval CGGCCGAGACGACGACGTCGGTCATACCCACGCTCCGCCGCGCCCGCGCTTGAACCCGGCGGGGGCGGCGGGGAGCGTCGCCGCTCCGAGATAGCGGCAACCGAGGCCGGAAACGGTCCGCGACCGACGCGAGAACGGCTCTCACGGACGCTCGTGCCGCCCCGACGCGGCGCGCGCCGGTCGCCGGCCCCGTTCCGTCGCAATAGCGGCAACTCTTTCCCGTAGGAGGGAGCGGTGGCCGAACTGACCGGAGGGAAGACGGATATGGTCGGGAGGCGTCAATACCGGCTGTATCATGAGCGATTACGCGAAGGACGTGCTCGTCTCCGCCGACTGGGTGGAGGGGCACCTCGACGAGTTCCAGAGCGACGACCCGGCCCACCGACTGGTGGAGGTGGACGTCGACACCGAGGCGTACGACGACGCCCACGCGCCCGGCGCCATCGGCTTCAACTGGGAGACGCAACTGCAGGACCAGACGACCCGCGACGTCCTCACCAAGGACGAGTTCGAGGACCTGCTCGGGAGCCACGGCATCACCGAGGACTCCACCGTGGTGCTGTACGGCGACAACTCGAACTGGTTCGCCGCCTACACTTACTGGCAGTTCAAGTACTACGGCCACGACGACGTGAAGCTCATGGACGGCGGCCGCGAGTACTGGGTGGAGAACGACTACCCGACGACCGACGAGGTCCCGTCGTTCCCCGAACAGGAGTACACGGCCTCCGGCCCGCGCGAGTCCATCCGCGCGTATCGCGAGGACGTCGAGAACGCCGTCGAGCGCGGCATCCCGCTCGTCGACGTGCGCTCGCCCGAGGAGTTCTCCGGCGAGATACTCGCGCCCCCGGGACTCCAGGAGACGGCCCAGCGCGGCGGCCACATCCCCGGCGCGCGCAACATCTCGTGGGCGGCCGTCACGAACGACGACGGCACCTTCAAGACGTACGACGAGATCCGTGACCTCTACGCCGAGGAGGGCATCGACGGCGAGGGGACCACGGTCGCCTACTGCCGCATCGGCGAGCGCTCCTCCGTCGCGTGGTTCGCGCTCCACGAACTGCTCGGCTACGAGGACACCGTCAACTACGACGGGTCCTGGACCGAGTGGGGCAACCTCGTCGGCGCGCCCGTCGAAACCGGCTCCGCCGAGTAAACAGCCGCCTTCTCCGTTTTTCCGATGCGGTAGCGACGGCTCCGACCCCCCCCCGAGTCTACGCCGTCTAGACGAGCACCTCGACCTCGTAGCCGTGCGCCTCCAGTTCCGCTATCAACTGCGCGACGTGTTCGTGGCCGCGCGTCTCCAGGTCGAGTTCGACCTCGACGCCGCCGAGGCTCATGTCGAGGGAGGTGCGCTCGTGCTGGATACCGTAGATGTTGGCGCGCGCGTCGGCGATGATCTCGATGAGGTTCTCCAGCGCGCCGGGGCGGTCCTTGAGCGTGGTCTTCACCTTGAGGTAGCGGCCGTCCTCGACCAGCCCGCGGGTGATGACGTTCCGGAGGACGTTCAGGTCGATGTTCCCGCCGCACAGCGCGGGAACGACGACCTCGCCCTCCTCGTACTCGAAGGCCTCCTCGACCACGGCGGCGAGCGCGATGGCGCCGGCTCCCTCCACGAGCGTCTTGGAGCGTTCGAGCAGGTCCACGACGGTGCGGGCGATGGCCGCGTCGCTGACGGTGACGATGTCGTCCACGCGCTCGCGGACCACCTCGAAGGTGAGGCTCCCGGGGTGACCGACGGCGATGCCGTCCGCGATGGTGTCCACCTCGTCGGTGTCGACGACCTCGCCCTTGCGGAGCGACTGGGCCATCGCGGACGCGCCCTCGGCCTGCACGCCGACGACGCGCGTGTCGGGGTTGTTCGCCTTCACGGCGGTGGCGATGCCGGAGATGAGGCCCCCGCCGCCGACGGGGACGACGACGGTGTCCACGTCGGGACAGTCCTCGACGATCTCGAGGCCGAGCGTCCCCTGTCCGGCCATCACGTGCTCGTCGTCGAACGCGTGGACGTAGGTGCGCCCCTCCTCGCGTTCGAGTTCGTGGGCCCGCCCCTGTGCCTCGTCGTAGTCCACGCCGTGGAGGACGACCTCCGCGCCGTACGCCTTCGTCGCCTCCACCTTCGAGACGGGCGCGTACTCCGGCATCACGATCTTCGCGTCGACGCCGGCCCGCGAGGCCGCGAGCGCGACCCCCTGCGCGTGGTTGCCGGCGCTGGCGGTGACGACGCCGGCGGCGCGCTCCTCGTCGGTGAGGTGGGCGATGCGGTTGGTCGCGCCGCGTATCTTGAACGAGCCGGTGCGCTGGAGGTTCTCCAGTTTCAGGTGGACCTCCGCCCCGGTCCGGTCGGAGAAGGTGTACGAGTAGTCGAGCGGCGTGCGGCGCGCGACCTCCATCACGCGCTGGCGCGCCTCCAGCACCGCGGCGACGTCGAGCATACCTCCGGCTACCCCGGCCGGGGTTCTATGGGTTTCGGGAAAAGGTAGGGGAAGGAGCGTGTGCAGTTGCGGGAAGCACCTCCGAGTAGATAAAGCCCTGCCATGCGGAGCGAAAGTGAAACCGCACTACTGAAGCGGGGCGAAAGTAGTGTCAGACGGCCGTCGGTCGGGCGTCGTGGGTACCGATTCGCACGCTCGTGTTATCGAGTGGCATGGCGCCCCGCGACTCAAGTGGGGCGTCCGCGAACGGCGGGTATGGACCGTTCGGTGTTCCTCCGGGACGACCGCGTCGCGCTGTGTCCCGTCGAGACGGACGACGCCGCCTTCCTCGCGCGCGTCGTGAACGACCCCGAGGTGCGCGCCGGCATCGGCACGACGACCCCCTTCGCGCGCCACGACGAGCGCGAATGGATAGAGGAGGGCGAGGGAACCCACCTGCTCGTCACCGCCGACGGGGAGCGCGTCGGCCTCATCGGCTACGAACCGGTCGAGGAGCCGTGGGGCGTCGCCGAACTCGGCTACTTCCTCGACCCGGGCGCGTGGGGCAACGGCTACGCCACCGCCGCGGTCGAACTCGTCACGACGCACGCGTTCCGCGAGCGCCGCTACGAGAAGGTCGTCGCGGGCGTCTACGCGACGAATCCCGCCAGCGCGCGGGTACTGGAGAAGGCCGGCTTCGAGCGGGAGGCCGTCCTCGAACGCGAGGCGTTCCGCGACGGCGAGCGCGTGGACCTCCACCGCTACGCGCTGTTCGCCGACCGGTAGCCCCAGCGGTTTTGTGGCGCGCCGTCGAGCCTCGGCCGTGAGCACGAGCCGTGCCCTCCTCCGTGCCGCCGCCGGTATCGTCTGCGTCCTCGCCGTCGCCCGCGTCGTTACCCTCGCCTTCCCGGACGCCACGCCCGTGGTGGCGGGCGCGCTCGGCGTCGGCGTCGTCGCCGCGGCCGTCCTGTTGGCGGACCTCGGCCCGTAGCGGCCGCTGTCCGGGGAGCGTCGAAAGAAGTCGTCGGTCGGGAGCGGTTCGTGGGTCGTCGGGTGGGTGTGTGCGGCCCGCTCTACATCATGCCGCCCATACCGCCCATGCCGCCCATGCCGCCGCCCATCCCGCCGGGGGCGCCGCCCTCGTCCTCCTCGCCCTCGGTGGAGAGGTCGCCCGCGGCGATGATGTCGTCGATCTTGAGCACCAGGTTCGCGGCCTCGGTGGCGGAGGAGAGCGCCTGCTCCTTCGCGTGGGCCGGCTCGACGACGCCCGCCTCGTAGGTGTCGACCACGTCGCCGGTGAACACGTCGAGGCCGGCGTGCTCCTGCCCGTCGGCGTGCGCGGCGCGCAGGTCGACGAGCGTGTCGATGGCGTCCAGCCCGGAGTTGTCCGCGAGGACGCGCGGGATGAGTTCGAGCGAGTCCGCGAACGCCTCGACGGCGAGCTGTTCGCGCCCCTCGACGCCGTCGGCGTAGTCGCGGAGGCGCTTGGCGAGCTCGACCTCGATGGCGCCGCCGCCCGCGAGGACGCGGCCGTCGGAGACGGTCGTCGCGACCACGTCGAGCGCGTCGCCGATGCCGCGCTCGAGCTCGTCGACGACGTGCTCGGTGGAGCCGCGCAGCAGCAGGGTGACGCCGTGGGCGTCGTCGCCCTCGACGTAGAACAGCTCGTCGGCGTCGTCGCGGCTGATGTCGGCCGTGCCGAGCGCCGTCGCGTCGATGTCGTCGAGGTCGGAGACGACGGACGCGCCCGTGACCTCCTTCAGGAACTTGATGTCGGACTTCTTCGTCCGGCGGACCGCGAGGATGCCCTTCTTCGCGAGGTAGTGCTGGGCCATGTCGTCGATGCCCTTCTGGCAGAAGACGACGTCGGCGCCGGAGTCGGCGATGGCATCGACCTTCGCGCGCAGCTGCTCCTCCTCGCTGTCGAGGAACGCCTGGAGCTGGTCGGGCGAGTCGAGCTGGAGCTCGGCGTCGACGTCCGTCTCGTCCAGCTCGATGGGCTCGTTCGTCAGCAGGACGCGCGCGTCCTCGAGGTCGGTCGGCATGTCGTCGTGGACCGGGTCCTTGTCGATGACCGCGCCGTTGAGCAGCTCGGACTCGCCGGCCGAGCGGCCCGTCTGCGTCTCGATGTTGATGTACTCCAGGTCCACGACGTGGCTGCCGTCGTCCGCCTCGACGGTGACGCCGTTGACGGCGTCCACGATGAGGTTCGCGAGCAGCTCCTTGTTGAGCTCGGCCCCTTTGCCGGTCATGGAGGTCTCCGCGACCTTACGGAGCAGCTCCTCGTCGTCCGGCTCGACCCGCGTCGCGAGGTCGTCGATTTCCTCGCGCGCCTTCTCGCTCGCGAGGTGGAACCCCTTGATGACCGCCGTGGGGTGGATGTCCTGTTCGAGGAGGTCCTCGGCGTTCTTCAGGAGCTCGCCCGCGAGCGCGACCGCCGTGGTCGTGCCGTCGCCGGCCTCGTCCTCCTGTGTCTCCGCGACCTCGACGATCATCGAGGCCGTGGGGTTGTCGATGTCCATCTCCTGGAGGATGGTCACGCCGTCGTTCGTGACCGTGACGTCACCCATCGAGGAGACGAGCATCTTGTCCATGCCCTTCGGCCCCAGCGTCGAGCGTACCGCCTCCGCGACCGCCCGCGCCGCGGAGATGTTGTGTCCCTGCGCGTCCTTGTCCTTCATGCGCTGGGAGTCCTCGCCGAGAATGATCATCGGCTGGCCCTGCATTCGCTGTTGGCTCATAGTCACCCGATTGATTGTCCGTAGTTCTATATAAAAGCGACGATGCGGGGCGAGCGCGGACGGGGGCGACGGCGGGGCGACCGAGCCGCGAAACCGTCGGACGGGAACGGCTTTCCGGCGACGCTCGCCGACGCGTGTGGTACGTCGTGACGTGGCTTGCGGGGCGTTCCGAGCGGGGGTTTATACGGGTTCGGTCCAGTTCACCACGACCGACCCGACGACGAACGCGTCGCGGCTCTCCTCGTCGCGGCGCACCCGGAGCGTGTTCTCGCCCTCGCGCAGTTCCGCGCCGGTGACCGCGTCGGTCCACGACTGCCACCCGTCGGCGGGCGGGAGGTCGAACCCGGACAGCGGCTCCCCGTTGAGGAGCACCTCGTGGTCGTAGGTGCCCACGTCGTACGCCTGTATCTGGAGGTAGGCGTCGGCCGCGTCGTCGGTTCCGACCTCGAAGACGACCTCGCTCGACCGGTCGCCGGCGAACTCGGCCCACGGCACGTCGAGCGCCTCCTCGTGCGGCCCCAGCAGTTCGCCGAACTCGACGAGCGCGTGGACCGTGCGTCTGCTCATACGCCCACGAGGGGTCGCAGGACTTGAAACGTGTCGGAATCGGAACGCGGTGCTCGTCGGTTGCTCGCGTCGGAAGCGCCGGGACGGGGATTCGAACCGGAACCGGACGGTCCTGCTCTCTCGTTTCACTCGTTGCGCGGGCTGCGACCGGTAGGGTTCGAATCCCGACGACAGGCTTCGACGCTCGTGGGGTGCGAGCACACGCTACGCGGTGCTCGACGTTCGTTCGCGAGAGAACTACGCCGGGACGGGGATTTGAACCCCGGATCCATAACGGAACACGCTTTCCAGGCGTGCGCCTTACCACTCGGCCATCCCGGCTTCGTCCGTTCTACCCCGTTCGGACTGTAAAGCGTTTCGAGACGGGTCGCCGCGCGCCTACCCGAGGTACTCGTCGACGGCGTACGAGAGGACGGCGGTCACCGCCCCGACCCCGACGGCGACGACGACGGCCACGAACACCGAGATGTCCGCGCCGGTCGCCAGCCGGTAGCCGAGCGCGAGGACGGCGAACAGCAGGCCGCCGATGACGCCCCACAGCGCGCTCTCGCGGACGACGCGGCGCATCTACTCGACGGACGCGACGGCCTCTATCTCGACGGCGACGCCCTTCGGGAGCGCCCCCGCCTGCACCGCCGAGCGCGCCGGCGGCTCCGCGTCGAAGAACTCGGCGTAGGTCGCGTTCATCTCCTCGAAGTCGTCGATGTCCGCCAGGAAGACGGTGGTCTTGAGCACGTCTCCGAGCCCCGCACCCGCCTCCGCGAGCACGGCCTCCAGGTTCGAGAGCGCGAGCTCCGTCTGCTCGGACACGGGAGCGTCCGCGCGCAGGTCGCCGTCCGGCGTGAGGGGTATCTGCCCGGCGGTGAACACGAGGTCGCCGTTCGTCGTCGCCTGGCTGTACGCGCCGACGGCCGCGGGCGCGTCGTCGGTGTGGACCGTCTCCTTCATGTCCGCGGGGTCGCCGCCGCCGGCCTTAACTCCGGGGGCATCGCCCGGACCGGAGGGATTGAGACGCCGGGCCGCGTAGCCCGACTATGGACCGACCCTCGCTGCGCGCGCTCGCCGCCGGGTTCGGGGGACTGACGGCGGCCGCCGCGGGCGTCGTCGGCGTCTCCTACGCCGGGGCGCGCGGCGTCCCGCTCTCCGCGCTCCACGGCGACGCGGTCGTCGGCCCGGACTGGGCCGACCGCCACGGCCTCCGGGGGGCCGACGCCGCCGGCGAGATGGAGAGCCTCGCCGCCTACGCCCGTCCGGGGTTCACGCCCGACGGCGTCCACCCCGACGTGCGCGCGCTGTACGAACACACGAGCGACTTCGAGATGACGCTCGACGCGACGTGGCACCGCCCCTTCCGCCTCGGGGCGCGCCTCGCTTCCCGGTGGACGGACCGGGTCGAACAGCTGAACCTCCCGGGACCGGGCGGCGACCCGAAGCGGCTCCGGAGCGACCTCGCCGACCTCGCGGCGTGGGCCGCGCGCGAGGACCCGCGCGAGGAGCCCCGGCTGTGGATACGGACGGACACGCGCACCGACGACGGCGTCTTCGTCGCGGTGTACGCCAGCCACGTCCGCGACGGCGAGCGGTTCGTCAACATCGCCGTTCCCCTCCCCGGCGCGAACCTCGCCACCGTCCTCCGGATGCGCCACCGCGGCGACGGCATCGAACTCACCACCGACTGCCCGGACGGCGGGCTGTACCTCCACACGGGCGCGGGGGCGTTCGCCCTCCCGGCGAGCCAGCGGTTCCTCGTCCTCCCGGGTCGCGACCCCGCCGCGCCGGACCCGCCCGCCGGCGTGGACCGCTACGACGCCGACGTGCTCGCGCGCCAGCGCATCCGCCTGTTCGGCCTGCCGCTCGTGACGGTCCGGTACGCCGCCGTCCGGGAGTGAGCGCGCGCGAGCGATGGAGTTTTCCACGCCCCGAGCGCTACCGGACCCAATGGAGTTGGAGTCGGTGCCCGGCGTCGGCGCGAAGACGGCGGAGCGCCTCCGCGAACTCGACGACCCGGAGGGGGCGCTCGAACGCGGGGACGTGGCGGCCATCGCCCGCGCGCCCGGCGTCTCCGAGGGTCGGGCGGCCCGCATCGCCCGCGGGGCCATCCGCGCGCGCCACGGCGACGACACGGACGTCCTCGCCACCGACCGGGCGCGGGAACTGTACCGCGACGCGCTCGGCCTCGTGCAGGAGCGGGCCGTCACCGATTACGCGGCGCGGCGGCTGGAGACGTTCTACCCCTCGGCGAGCGCCGACCGCATCGCCGAGGCCCACGAGTTCACGGAGCGGGCCGTCGAGCGCGACCCCGACGAGGAGGTGCTCGCGGCCCTCGACGGAGTCGCCCCCCTCGACGAGCCGCGGGACGTGCGCGTGCGCGACCGCTGTCTGGCGACGACGGACGCCGAGACGTTCTCGAAGGCGCGCGCCGAGTTCCCCGAACTCTCCGTCGAACTCGTGGAGGACGCCCGCGGGCTGGCGGACCTCGCGCGCGGCTACGCTACGGTCGTCGCGCTGGACGAGGCCTTTACGGGGGTCGAGGTGGAGGGCGACGTGCGCGTCGAGCCGACCGCCTTCGACGACCCCGTCTCCGTGGTGCCGGAGCGGGCGCTCGCCTTCTTCGCGCGCAACCGCGACCGGGTGCGCGCCGCCGCCCGCGTCCACGCGGCCGCCGGGCTCGACGCCCCGCTCGACGTGGACGCCGTGGACGACGCGCTCGCCAGACTGACCGAGGACGGCACCGTCGCGGACGACGACGAACTCGACCGCCTCACCGTGGCCGTGGACGACCTCGACGCCGCGGTGTCGATGGCCGAGAGCGTCGCCAACGACCGCCTCCGTGAGGCCATCGAGGAGCGCGACGTGACCATCGAGGGCGCGGACCTGCTCTCGCTCGTGGAGCGGGGCGCGGGCGTCGACTCGCTGCTCGACCGCGAACTCGCCGACGAGTACGCCGACGCCGTCGCGGCCGCCCGCGACCACCTCGTGGACGCGCTCTCGCTGTCGGACCACGAGACGCTCGCGCGCACCGCCTTCCCCGACGACCCCACGTTTCCCGTGGAGGCGGACGACCGCGTGACCTCGAAGCTCCGCGAACAGCTCTCGGCGGCGCGGGACCGCCGGGCAGCCCGGCTGAAGCGCGACCTCGCCGAACGGCTCGCGGACCTCCGGGGGCCGGCCGCCGACCTCGTGGACGCCGCGCTCGAACTCGACGTGGAACTCGCGGTCGCGCGCTTCGCCCGCGACTTCGCGTGTACGATGCCGACGTTCGAGGGGCGCGGCTTCGAAATCGAGGGCGGACGCTCGCCGCTGCTCGACGTGCCCTTCGCCGAGGCCGAGCCGGTCGACTACGGGGTCGAGGGGGTCGCCGTCCTCTCGGGCGTCAATTCGGGGGGGAAGACCTCGACGCTCGACCTCGTCGGCCTCGTCGCCGTCCTCGCGCAGATGGGCCTGCCCGTCCCCGCCGAGTCGGCCCGCGTCGAGCGGTTCGAGGCGGTTCACTACCAGGCGAAGTCGCAGGGCACCCTCGACGCGGGCGCGTTCGAGGCGACGCTCCGGGAGTTCGGGGCGCTGGCGACGGGCGACGCGAAGCGGCTGGTGCTGGTGGACGAACTCGAATCCATCACCGAACCGGGCGCGTCGGCGCTCATCATCGCCGGCATCCTGGAGGCGCTCGCGGACTCCGACTCCACGGCCGTCTTCGTCTCGCACCTCGCCGGCGAGATACGCGACGCCGCGGGCATCGACGTGACCGTGGACGGCATCGAGGCCGTCGGCCTGGAGGACGGCGAACTCGTCGTGAACCGCTCGCCCCGGAAGGACCACCTCGCGCGCTCGACGCCCGAGTTAATCGTCGAGAAACTCGCCGAGGCCGACGAGGGCGAGGCGGACTTCTACCGCGACCTGCTCGCGAAGTTCTGAGCAGCGCCCATACGCTTATGGGGTCCCGGTAGCGAGGTGGAAGTGAAAATGGCCGGGGACATGCTCGGGTGGGACGAGTCCGTCTTCCGCGACGAGGGCGTCTTCGACTTCGAGTACGTCCCGGAGACGTTCCGCCACCGCGACGAGCAGATGGAGACGCTGAAGTACGCGCTCCGGCCCGCCGTGCGGGGCTCGCGACCGCTCAACGTGATGGCGCGCGGCCCGCCTGGCACCGGCAAGACGACCGCGGTCCAGAAGCTCTTCGGCGAACTGTCGGGCGTCTCGGACGTGCGCACGGTGCGCGTCAACTGTCAGGTGGACTCGACGCGCTACTCCGTCTTCTCGCGGCTGTTCGAGGGGCTGTTCGAGTACGAGCCGCCCACCTCGGGCATCTCGTTCAAGAAGCTGTTCGGGCAGATAACCGACAAGCTCGTCGAGGACGACGAGGTGATGGTCGTCGCGCTCGACGACGTGAACTACCTGTTCTACGAGAACGAGGCCTCCGACACGCTCTACTCGCTCCTTCGCGCGCACGAGGCCCACGCCGGCGCGAAGATCGGCGTCGTCGTCGTCTCCTCGGACCTCGACCTCGATGTCATCGCGGAACTCGACGGCCGCGTCCAGTCCGTGTTCCGGCCCGAGGAGGTGTAC from Halosegnis marinus carries:
- a CDS encoding MutS-related protein, producing the protein MELESVPGVGAKTAERLRELDDPEGALERGDVAAIARAPGVSEGRAARIARGAIRARHGDDTDVLATDRARELYRDALGLVQERAVTDYAARRLETFYPSASADRIAEAHEFTERAVERDPDEEVLAALDGVAPLDEPRDVRVRDRCLATTDAETFSKARAEFPELSVELVEDARGLADLARGYATVVALDEAFTGVEVEGDVRVEPTAFDDPVSVVPERALAFFARNRDRVRAAARVHAAAGLDAPLDVDAVDDALARLTEDGTVADDDELDRLTVAVDDLDAAVSMAESVANDRLREAIEERDVTIEGADLLSLVERGAGVDSLLDRELADEYADAVAAARDHLVDALSLSDHETLARTAFPDDPTFPVEADDRVTSKLREQLSAARDRRAARLKRDLAERLADLRGPAADLVDAALELDVELAVARFARDFACTMPTFEGRGFEIEGGRSPLLDVPFAEAEPVDYGVEGVAVLSGVNSGGKTSTLDLVGLVAVLAQMGLPVPAESARVERFEAVHYQAKSQGTLDAGAFEATLREFGALATGDAKRLVLVDELESITEPGASALIIAGILEALADSDSTAVFVSHLAGEIRDAAGIDVTVDGIEAVGLEDGELVVNRSPRKDHLARSTPELIVEKLAEADEGEADFYRDLLAKF
- a CDS encoding GNAT family N-acetyltransferase: MDRSVFLRDDRVALCPVETDDAAFLARVVNDPEVRAGIGTTTPFARHDEREWIEEGEGTHLLVTADGERVGLIGYEPVEEPWGVAELGYFLDPGAWGNGYATAAVELVTTHAFRERRYEKVVAGVYATNPASARVLEKAGFEREAVLEREAFRDGERVDLHRYALFADR
- a CDS encoding ORC1-type DNA replication protein produces the protein MAGDMLGWDESVFRDEGVFDFEYVPETFRHRDEQMETLKYALRPAVRGSRPLNVMARGPPGTGKTTAVQKLFGELSGVSDVRTVRVNCQVDSTRYSVFSRLFEGLFEYEPPTSGISFKKLFGQITDKLVEDDEVMVVALDDVNYLFYENEASDTLYSLLRAHEAHAGAKIGVVVVSSDLDLDVIAELDGRVQSVFRPEEVYFGKYGEREIADILSERVERGFREGAVGPQVLDRVAALTADAGGDLRVGIDLLRRAGLNAEMRGSTEVAVEDVDDAYEKAKHVHLSRHLRGLSESERAFVRVLAEHDGKRAGDVFDAFHDETGLGYTRYSEIINKLDQLGLIDAEYAEVEGRGRSRELSLSYDAEAVLDRLE
- a CDS encoding DUF7383 domain-containing protein; protein product: MSRRTVHALVEFGELLGPHEEALDVPWAEFAGDRSSEVVFEVGTDDAADAYLQIQAYDVGTYDHEVLLNGEPLSGFDLPPADGWQSWTDAVTGAELREGENTLRVRRDEESRDAFVVGSVVVNWTEPV
- the ilvA gene encoding threonine ammonia-lyase; translation: MLDVAAVLEARQRVMEVARRTPLDYSYTFSDRTGAEVHLKLENLQRTGSFKIRGATNRIAHLTDEERAAGVVTASAGNHAQGVALAASRAGVDAKIVMPEYAPVSKVEATKAYGAEVVLHGVDYDEAQGRAHELEREEGRTYVHAFDDEHVMAGQGTLGLEIVEDCPDVDTVVVPVGGGGLISGIATAVKANNPDTRVVGVQAEGASAMAQSLRKGEVVDTDEVDTIADGIAVGHPGSLTFEVVRERVDDIVTVSDAAIARTVVDLLERSKTLVEGAGAIALAAVVEEAFEYEEGEVVVPALCGGNIDLNVLRNVITRGLVEDGRYLKVKTTLKDRPGALENLIEIIADARANIYGIQHERTSLDMSLGGVEVELDLETRGHEHVAQLIAELEAHGYEVEVLV
- a CDS encoding sulfurtransferase translates to MSDYAKDVLVSADWVEGHLDEFQSDDPAHRLVEVDVDTEAYDDAHAPGAIGFNWETQLQDQTTRDVLTKDEFEDLLGSHGITEDSTVVLYGDNSNWFAAYTYWQFKYYGHDDVKLMDGGREYWVENDYPTTDEVPSFPEQEYTASGPRESIRAYREDVENAVERGIPLVDVRSPEEFSGEILAPPGLQETAQRGGHIPGARNISWAAVTNDDGTFKTYDEIRDLYAEEGIDGEGTTVAYCRIGERSSVAWFALHELLGYEDTVNYDGSWTEWGNLVGAPVETGSAE
- a CDS encoding Rid family detoxifying hydrolase, whose amino-acid sequence is MKETVHTDDAPAAVGAYSQATTNGDLVFTAGQIPLTPDGDLRADAPVSEQTELALSNLEAVLAEAGAGLGDVLKTTVFLADIDDFEEMNATYAEFFDAEPPARSAVQAGALPKGVAVEIEAVASVE
- the thsB gene encoding thermosome subunit beta; its protein translation is MIILGEDSQRMKDKDAQGHNISAARAVAEAVRSTLGPKGMDKMLVSSMGDVTVTNDGVTILQEMDIDNPTASMIVEVAETQEDEAGDGTTTAVALAGELLKNAEDLLEQDIHPTAVIKGFHLASEKAREEIDDLATRVEPDDEELLRKVAETSMTGKGAELNKELLANLIVDAVNGVTVEADDGSHVVDLEYINIETQTGRSAGESELLNGAVIDKDPVHDDMPTDLEDARVLLTNEPIELDETDVDAELQLDSPDQLQAFLDSEEEQLRAKVDAIADSGADVVFCQKGIDDMAQHYLAKKGILAVRRTKKSDIKFLKEVTGASVVSDLDDIDATALGTADISRDDADELFYVEGDDAHGVTLLLRGSTEHVVDELERGIGDALDVVATTVSDGRVLAGGGAIEVELAKRLRDYADGVEGREQLAVEAFADSLELIPRVLADNSGLDAIDTLVDLRAAHADGQEHAGLDVFTGDVVDTYEAGVVEPAHAKEQALSSATEAANLVLKIDDIIAAGDLSTEGEEDEGGAPGGMGGGMGGMGGMGGMM